Proteins encoded in a region of the Marinococcus sp. PL1-022 genome:
- the mutS gene encoding DNA mismatch repair protein MutS: MPETDTPMMKQYKDIKAAYTDAFLFYRLGDFYEMFFDDAELAARELEITLTKRGQKNENDIPMCGVPYHSAEGYIATLIEKGYKIAICEQVEDPAKAKGVVKREVVRMITPGTIMEGRALDETENNFLVAMMPNGTETAFVKADLTTGETAAALLSDDVGEWQREMTTAHPKEIVVPEEQEGVMADIYRGMISTGSVPELKPEWEELTGALENGTLREGAALLLSYVERTQQRSLGHLQPFTVYEPNRTMQLDMHSRRNLELTETMMGKTKDGSLLGVLDRTVTAMGCRKLRRWIEEPLLSRPAIEERYGMVASFAENFFAREDLREHLRDVYDIERLAGKAVYGNINARELVQLRRTLQAVPAIADLLGGMNNPAINERLVDVSAFQELEELLDRSLVDDPPFGVQEGGMFRSGFHEELDQYREAGQNGKQWIAELEQKERAETGIKSLKVGYNRVFGYYIEITRANTHLIPDGRYERKQTLTNAERYITPELKEKEDLILGSADRAVHLEYELFLDLRERVAGYVRPLQELADLLSEMDVLQNFAHVSERLGYVRPAFSTDKTLAVRGGRHPVVETMLTAGEFVANDTHMDEHGMLLITGPNMAGKSTVMRQVALIAIMAQIGCFVPAEEAELPLFDRIFTRIGAADDLTSGQSTFMVEMKETQQALLNASADSLILLDEIGRGTSTYDGMALAQAIMEYIHANIGAKTLFSTHYHELTVMEDHLPALRNVHVRAVEEDGEIIFLHRVEPGKADRSYGIYVAKLAGLPPQVIERSETILKSFEQQKTAAYAVPEEPAPETTVRETEEPEQLALFSIDDGSARAKEIMSELKRTDVLRMSPMDAIEKLYQLQQYANQEEE; encoded by the coding sequence ATGCCAGAGACAGATACACCGATGATGAAGCAGTATAAGGACATTAAAGCGGCCTACACGGACGCCTTTTTGTTTTACCGGCTCGGCGACTTTTACGAAATGTTCTTTGACGATGCGGAGCTTGCCGCCCGCGAGCTCGAAATTACGCTCACCAAACGCGGCCAGAAAAACGAAAACGATATCCCGATGTGCGGAGTGCCGTATCACTCCGCCGAAGGGTATATTGCAACATTGATCGAAAAAGGGTACAAAATTGCAATCTGCGAGCAGGTGGAGGACCCGGCCAAGGCGAAGGGGGTCGTAAAGCGCGAGGTGGTGCGCATGATCACCCCGGGGACGATCATGGAAGGGCGTGCCCTGGATGAGACGGAAAACAACTTCCTTGTGGCAATGATGCCAAACGGAACGGAAACGGCGTTTGTCAAAGCGGATCTCACCACCGGGGAGACGGCCGCGGCGCTTCTGTCCGATGACGTCGGCGAATGGCAGCGCGAAATGACGACCGCGCACCCGAAGGAAATCGTCGTGCCCGAGGAGCAGGAGGGGGTCATGGCCGATATCTACCGCGGCATGATTTCGACCGGATCGGTGCCGGAGCTGAAGCCGGAATGGGAGGAGCTCACCGGCGCCCTTGAGAACGGCACGCTCCGGGAAGGGGCGGCGCTTCTTTTGAGCTACGTGGAGCGCACCCAGCAGCGCTCGCTCGGTCACCTGCAGCCGTTTACGGTGTATGAGCCGAACCGGACGATGCAGCTGGACATGCATTCACGGCGCAACCTGGAGCTGACCGAGACGATGATGGGCAAAACGAAGGACGGCTCGCTTCTCGGCGTGCTCGACCGTACCGTGACCGCGATGGGCTGCCGCAAGCTGCGACGCTGGATCGAGGAGCCGCTTCTTTCCCGCCCGGCCATCGAAGAACGCTACGGCATGGTGGCTTCGTTTGCGGAAAACTTCTTTGCCCGTGAGGACCTGCGCGAGCATCTGCGCGACGTGTACGACATTGAACGGCTCGCCGGCAAAGCCGTCTACGGCAACATTAACGCCCGTGAGCTCGTGCAGCTGCGGCGGACGCTGCAGGCGGTGCCGGCGATTGCCGACCTGCTCGGGGGCATGAACAACCCGGCCATCAACGAGCGCCTTGTGGACGTGTCCGCCTTTCAGGAGCTTGAGGAGCTGCTCGACCGGAGCCTGGTGGACGACCCGCCGTTTGGCGTCCAGGAGGGCGGCATGTTCCGCTCCGGCTTTCATGAGGAGCTCGACCAGTACCGCGAAGCGGGCCAGAACGGCAAGCAGTGGATCGCGGAGCTTGAACAGAAGGAACGGGCCGAAACCGGCATCAAGTCGCTCAAGGTCGGCTACAACCGGGTGTTTGGCTACTACATTGAAATTACACGGGCCAACACGCATCTGATTCCGGACGGCCGCTACGAGCGCAAGCAGACGCTCACGAACGCCGAGCGCTACATTACGCCGGAGCTGAAGGAAAAGGAGGACCTGATTCTCGGCTCGGCGGACCGCGCTGTCCATCTCGAGTACGAGCTGTTTCTTGACCTGCGTGAACGTGTCGCGGGCTACGTGCGTCCGCTCCAGGAGCTCGCGGATCTTTTGAGTGAAATGGATGTGCTGCAGAACTTTGCCCATGTGAGCGAGCGGCTCGGCTACGTGCGCCCGGCCTTCAGCACGGACAAGACTTTGGCCGTCCGCGGCGGCCGTCACCCGGTCGTGGAGACGATGCTGACTGCCGGCGAATTTGTGGCAAACGACACCCATATGGATGAGCACGGCATGCTGTTGATTACGGGCCCGAACATGGCCGGGAAAAGCACGGTGATGCGCCAGGTGGCGCTGATTGCGATCATGGCGCAGATCGGGTGCTTTGTGCCGGCCGAGGAGGCGGAGCTGCCGCTGTTTGACCGGATTTTTACCCGCATCGGGGCGGCCGACGACTTAACAAGCGGCCAGAGCACGTTCATGGTGGAAATGAAGGAAACCCAGCAGGCGCTGTTGAATGCGAGTGCCGACAGCCTGATTCTGCTCGACGAAATCGGGCGCGGCACGTCCACGTACGACGGCATGGCGCTTGCGCAGGCGATCATGGAATACATTCATGCCAATATCGGGGCCAAAACGCTTTTCTCCACGCACTACCACGAGCTGACCGTGATGGAGGATCACCTGCCGGCGCTTCGGAACGTGCACGTGCGGGCGGTGGAGGAGGACGGGGAAATCATCTTCCTGCACAGGGTGGAGCCGGGCAAGGCCGACCGCAGCTACGGCATTTACGTGGCCAAGCTCGCCGGGCTGCCGCCGCAGGTGATTGAGCGCTCCGAGACGATTCTGAAAAGCTTTGAGCAGCAGAAAACCGCCGCCTACGCTGTGCCTGAGGAGCCCGCACCGGAAACGACGGTCCGGGAGACGGAGGAGCCCGAACAGCTCGCGCTCTTTTCGATCGATGACGGCAGCGCCCGGGCCAAGGAAATCATGAGCGAGCTGAAGCGGACCGACGTGCTCCGCATGAGCCCGATGGACGCGATTGAAAAGCTGTACCAGCTGCAGCAGTACGCGAACCAGGAGGAGGAATAA
- the mutL gene encoding DNA mismatch repair endonuclease MutL: MTYVKKLPDGLANKIAAGEVVERPASVVKELVENAIDAGATTIQVDVEEGGLSLIRVTDNGRGMDQEDAELAFERHATSKLSREKDLFQIETLGFRGEALPSIAAVSNVTMETGDGREAGVLIRYQGGKRIACTPSKSRQGTQVEVRDLFFNTPARLKYVRTMNTEVANVADVMNRQALAHPDVSFRLYHQGKQLLLTNGNGSLQPVLAAIYGRQTARDMLYIEAETDDYRVSGWIAKPETYRASRQYMSTFVNHRYIRHYPLTKAIEAGYHTLLPIGKHPIAALHIEMNVGLIDVNVHPSKLDVRVSKEQELLQLVEQAVRERLQHERLIPAGDQKRAKSAPASEQMNLTFAEPAPKPAAEPRREESPAPSEPEPSPTSHASAHEASFSDDAPAREPEAETVFERTDAWPEEQEAPQPEPEAPAPESSGPELPELRPIGQFHGTYILAENEDALYMIDQHAAQERIFYEYFRVKIGDVDKDVQQLLVPILLEVTKEEEILINDRQSDFENIGIFLEPFGGQTFRVHAHPTWFPAGDEESVIRECIEEVKNNKRISVHELREEAAILMSCKAAIKANRYLTKVEIQALVDRLRTCESPYTCPHGRPIIIHFSDYDMEKMFKRIM; encoded by the coding sequence GTGACGTATGTAAAAAAACTCCCGGACGGCCTCGCCAACAAAATCGCGGCCGGGGAAGTGGTCGAACGCCCCGCCTCGGTCGTAAAGGAACTGGTGGAAAACGCGATTGACGCCGGCGCCACGACCATTCAGGTGGACGTGGAGGAGGGCGGACTGTCGCTCATCCGGGTGACCGACAACGGCCGCGGCATGGACCAGGAGGACGCGGAGCTTGCCTTTGAGCGCCACGCCACCAGCAAGCTGTCCCGGGAAAAGGACCTGTTCCAGATTGAGACACTCGGCTTCCGGGGCGAGGCGCTCCCGAGCATTGCGGCCGTCTCGAACGTCACGATGGAAACCGGGGACGGACGCGAAGCCGGAGTGCTCATCCGCTACCAGGGCGGCAAACGCATCGCCTGCACGCCGTCCAAAAGCCGGCAGGGCACCCAGGTGGAGGTGCGTGACCTGTTTTTTAACACGCCCGCACGGCTTAAATACGTGCGCACGATGAACACCGAGGTGGCAAACGTCGCGGACGTGATGAACCGGCAGGCACTCGCGCACCCGGACGTCAGCTTCCGGCTGTATCACCAAGGCAAGCAGCTGCTGCTCACGAACGGAAACGGGAGCCTGCAGCCGGTGCTCGCGGCTATTTACGGCCGGCAGACGGCGCGCGACATGCTGTATATCGAGGCGGAGACCGATGACTACCGGGTGAGTGGCTGGATCGCAAAGCCTGAGACGTACCGCGCCTCGCGCCAGTACATGTCGACGTTTGTGAACCACCGCTACATCCGGCACTACCCGCTCACAAAAGCGATTGAAGCGGGCTACCATACGCTGCTTCCGATCGGCAAGCACCCGATCGCGGCGCTCCATATTGAAATGAACGTCGGGCTGATTGACGTGAACGTGCACCCGTCCAAGCTCGACGTGCGTGTAAGCAAGGAGCAGGAGCTGCTGCAGCTCGTCGAACAGGCGGTGCGGGAGCGGCTCCAGCATGAGCGCCTCATTCCGGCCGGCGACCAGAAGCGGGCCAAATCGGCGCCCGCGTCCGAGCAGATGAACCTCACCTTTGCCGAGCCTGCACCCAAGCCGGCGGCAGAGCCCCGGCGGGAGGAATCGCCTGCCCCGAGTGAGCCGGAACCGTCCCCAACCTCGCACGCCTCTGCCCACGAGGCGTCGTTCAGCGACGACGCCCCGGCCAGGGAGCCGGAAGCAGAAACGGTGTTTGAGCGTACGGATGCGTGGCCCGAGGAGCAGGAGGCGCCGCAGCCGGAGCCCGAAGCCCCGGCACCGGAAAGCAGCGGCCCGGAGCTTCCGGAGCTGCGCCCGATCGGCCAGTTTCACGGCACGTATATTCTGGCGGAAAATGAGGACGCGCTCTACATGATCGACCAGCACGCCGCGCAGGAGCGTATTTTTTACGAATACTTCCGCGTGAAAATCGGCGACGTGGACAAGGACGTGCAGCAGCTGCTCGTGCCGATTCTGCTGGAAGTGACCAAAGAGGAAGAAATCCTCATCAACGACCGCCAGAGCGATTTTGAAAACATCGGGATTTTTCTCGAGCCGTTCGGCGGCCAGACGTTCCGGGTGCACGCGCATCCGACCTGGTTTCCGGCCGGCGACGAAGAAAGCGTCATCCGCGAATGCATCGAAGAAGTGAAAAACAACAAACGGATCAGCGTGCATGAGCTCCGCGAGGAAGCGGCCATTCTGATGTCGTGCAAGGCGGCAATCAAGGCGAACCGCTACCTGACGAAGGTCGAAATCCAGGCGCTCGTCGACCGGCTGAGGACGTGCGAGAGCCCGTATACGTGTCCGCACGGCCGCCCGATCATCATTCACTTTTCCGACTACGACATGGAAAAAATGTTTAAGCGCATCATGTAG
- a CDS encoding class I SAM-dependent methyltransferase, with protein sequence MAWLRGLQVHRGGSDPLLEAADVREGDSVLDATLGFGADSIMLAHGVGETGTVLGIEKQPVVASLVRKGLRLPGDYPGWFTDAMQRITVVQGDSFRLLRLLPDSCMDVVYLDPMFAEAVDTSPAIDRLRPVAATDPLTDDWIEEAMRVARRRIVVKDYAESPHFKQYQLTPAGRRNAVVRYGWKEAYT encoded by the coding sequence ATGGCGTGGCTGCGCGGCCTGCAGGTTCACCGCGGGGGAAGTGATCCGCTGCTGGAGGCGGCCGATGTACGCGAAGGCGACTCGGTGCTCGACGCGACGCTCGGCTTCGGTGCCGACAGCATCATGCTTGCCCACGGCGTGGGAGAGACCGGTACGGTGCTTGGTATCGAAAAACAGCCGGTCGTGGCGTCGCTCGTCCGCAAAGGGCTCCGGCTTCCGGGGGACTATCCCGGCTGGTTTACGGACGCGATGCAGCGGATCACGGTCGTCCAGGGCGACAGCTTTCGCCTTCTGCGGCTGCTTCCCGACAGCTGCATGGATGTCGTGTACCTGGATCCGATGTTTGCCGAAGCGGTGGACACAAGCCCGGCGATTGACCGGCTGCGCCCGGTGGCGGCGACCGACCCGCTGACAGACGATTGGATCGAAGAAGCGATGCGGGTAGCCAGGCGCCGGATTGTCGTCAAAGACTATGCGGAGAGCCCGCATTTTAAGCAGTATCAGTTAACCCCGGCCGGGCGGCGGAACGCCGTGGTCCGGTACGGATGGAAGGAGGCATACACGTGA
- the miaA gene encoding tRNA (adenosine(37)-N6)-dimethylallyltransferase MiaA, with the protein MKQPVLAVVGPTAVGKTRLGIELARKYNGEIISGDSMQVYEGLTIGTAKPTLEERREAPHHLVDMLSPDTPYSAADFKAKAEPIIERLHGEGKLPIIVGGTGMYIRALLHDYSFYDAKKQEGVREKWELYAHQYGSDALHANLARRDPERAAAMHPNNVRKVVRALEILETAEEGPTLSKKMQKKHSPYASFMIGLTMNRPYLYERIERRVDRMMADGLEHEARWLYERFGEEVQAAQAIGYKEWFPYFRGDESADWVAERMKRNSRRYAKRQLTWFRNKEDAHWYDITDRSRPFADEAFASILRQFEREHR; encoded by the coding sequence GTGAAGCAACCGGTACTCGCTGTTGTCGGCCCGACGGCGGTCGGCAAAACGCGGCTCGGCATTGAGCTGGCCCGTAAATACAACGGCGAAATCATCAGCGGCGACTCGATGCAGGTGTACGAAGGGCTCACAATCGGGACGGCCAAGCCGACGCTCGAAGAACGCCGCGAGGCCCCGCACCATCTCGTGGACATGCTGTCGCCGGACACACCGTATTCGGCGGCCGACTTTAAAGCAAAGGCCGAGCCGATCATCGAGCGGCTGCACGGGGAAGGCAAGCTTCCGATTATCGTCGGCGGCACCGGCATGTACATCCGGGCACTCCTGCACGACTATTCGTTTTATGATGCGAAGAAGCAGGAGGGGGTGCGCGAGAAGTGGGAGCTGTACGCGCACCAGTACGGAAGCGACGCGCTTCACGCGAACCTTGCGCGCCGCGACCCGGAGCGCGCGGCCGCGATGCACCCGAATAACGTGCGCAAGGTCGTGCGGGCACTCGAAATTCTTGAAACAGCGGAAGAAGGTCCAACTTTATCCAAAAAAATGCAAAAAAAGCATTCGCCCTACGCCTCATTCATGATAGGATTAACAATGAACCGTCCGTATTTGTATGAGCGGATCGAGCGCCGGGTCGACCGCATGATGGCCGACGGCCTCGAACACGAAGCGCGCTGGCTGTACGAACGCTTCGGCGAGGAAGTACAGGCCGCCCAGGCGATCGGCTACAAGGAATGGTTCCCGTATTTCCGCGGGGACGAAAGCGCCGACTGGGTCGCCGAGCGGATGAAGCGCAATTCCAGGAGATACGCCAAGCGGCAGCTCACCTGGTTCCGCAACAAAGAGGACGCACACTGGTATGATATTACCGATCGCTCCCGGCCGTTTGCCGACGAAGCATTTGCTTCAATTCTGCGGCAGTTCGAGCGTGAGCATCGCTAA
- the hfq gene encoding RNA chaperone Hfq, producing MKQSVNIQDQFLNVVRKEKIQVTVFLTNGFQLRGLIKAFDNFTVVLDSDGKQQLVYKHAISTFVPQRTVSLQTESESEE from the coding sequence ATGAAACAATCAGTCAATATCCAGGATCAGTTTTTGAATGTCGTACGCAAGGAAAAAATTCAGGTGACCGTCTTTCTGACGAACGGCTTTCAGCTGCGCGGCCTGATCAAAGCCTTTGACAACTTCACCGTCGTCCTCGACAGCGACGGCAAGCAGCAGCTCGTCTACAAGCACGCCATCAGCACCTTCGTCCCGCAGCGGACCGTCTCCCTGCAGACCGAAAGCGAGAGCGAAGAATAA